The genomic interval GTAAGGCTTACAGGCCAGTTAGAAGCCTATTATACCGTACCAGGACTAAAGGGTATATCGGCTTATGAATGGGTAACGGAGCAAGAAGAAGATATAGAAGACGAGGAAGAAGAAGAGATAGAAGACGAGGAAGGGAAAGAAATAGAAGAAGAGGAAGGGAAAGAGATAGAAGATGAGGAAGGGAAAGAGATAGAAGATGAGGAAGGGAAAGAGATAGAAGATGAGGAAGGGAAAGATATAGAAGACGAGGAAGGGAAAGAAATAGAAGACGAGGAAGGGAAAGATATAGAAGACGAGGAAGGGAAAGAAATAGAAGATGAGGAAGAGAAAGAAATAGAAGATGAGGAAGGGAAAGAGATACTACCCCTTCATCTAACGGATATAAAAGACCATTGGGCGGCAGAATACATTGAGGAACTGGTATCCCTTGGAGTCATTAGGGGCTATACAAATGGTAGCTTTAAGCCAAATGATGATATTACTAGAGCTGAATTTGTCACGATTATAGTAAAGGCTTTTGGTCTAGAAAAGAAAGAAGATAAGCTCTTTGATGATACACAAAACCATTGGGCTAAGGAGTATATTGCTACAGCTCAAGGTCATGGGATTATAAATGGCTATAACGATAGAATCTTTGGAACCAATGACAAGATTAACCGGGAACAAATGACGACTATCCTTGTAAAAGCAAGGGATTTAGAGATGGTGTCGGGAGGTAGGACATTCAGTGATGCAGAGGAAATTTCTGAATGGGCTGCAGCTATGGTAGAAACCGCAGTAGCACATCATATTATTTCCGGCTATACCGATGGTAGTTTTAAACCAAAGAACAATACCACAAGAGCAGAGGCGGCAACTATTGTTCTAAAGGCTTTAAAGCTATAGAAATAGAAATATAGAAAGATAAAGGATGACAACTTGTCAGTGATAATAATGAAAATACAAGGAATATCATGTATAATATAGATAGTCTATAGAGACTCTAAGGGACAAACCCCTTCATACTAATAAAGTAGAAATTAGAATTAATGGACTTGATCTAACTGGAAACACTAAACCTTTGGAACCATCACTGAAGGGTCCAGCGACGGCATAAATGTATACAATAGATTTAAAATCCCTGTCCTAGAAAAAGAATAACCCCATATACTAGAATAAAATAGTTTTTAGGGGGAAAAGAAATGAAAATACAAATTTTTTCCGGCAGGAATAGAAAAGAATTAGAAGAGGAAATAAATCTCTTTATCCAAGATAAGCAAGTTGTTAGTATAGCTCAATCAGAAAGCTTTGGAGAAAGACATTGGCACATAACAATTACTGTAGTATATGAAGAGAGTTTTTAGAGGTTATAAATATTTAAAAAATTGTAAATTTAGTAAAAAATAGTATAATGGAGAGGTAGGTAGTTGTGGATTTGAAATGCAAAAGCCCTGCTACAACAGAAGAAGAAACATCCTAAAATTTAAATATAGGCTCTGTTGATGATAAATGTTAATATTTGAAAGGTATGGATCAGTCTAAAATCAACAATGAAATTTAACATAGCCTAAACACAAAAATGAAGTTAGGGGGCAGTACTGTGGATTTACATATAATAAAAAATTATGAGACCTGGCTATTTGACCCATACTTTGATGAGGAAGTAAGGAAAGAATTAAAAGAAATTATGGGACAGGAAAAGGAAATTGAAGAACGGTTTTATAAGGACTTAGAGTTTGGCACAGGGGGGCTAAGGGGTATCATCGGAGCTGGTACCAATAGAATAAATAAATATACCATCAGAAAGGCCACCCAAGGCTTGGCTAATTATATAAAAGAACAAGGCTTCGAGGCAATAGATAGAGGGGTTGCCATTGCCTATGATTCCAGACATATGTCGAAGGAATTTGCAGAGGAGACAGCATTGGTTTTAGCTGCTAATGGTATAAGGGCCTATGTTTTTGAAGATTTAAGGGCTACACCACAGCTTTCCTTTGCTGTAAGACATCTAAAGGCTACGGCGGGGATTGTCATTACCGCCAGTCATAACCCTCCTGAATACAATGGATATAAGGTGTATTGGGAGGATGGAGCCCAGATTGCAACCAAGCTGGCAGGTGGAATTACGGAGGCCATCGGATCTATCCATGACTATTACACAATTGTACCTATGGATAAAGAGGAGGCCCAAAGGGCTGGGCTATTACAATATATAGGAGAGGATATTGATAAAGCCTATATAGAAGCGGTAAAGAAACAGTCTCTAGGGGGAGAGATTGTTCAACAGGTGACTAAGGATTTTAAAATTATTTTTACTCCCCTCCATGGGACAGGCAATATTCCGGTAAGAAAAATATTGGAGGAAGTCGGCTTTGAAAATGTAAGGGTGGTTCCCCAACAGGAAATGCCCGATAGTAACTTCCCTACTGTAGCCTATCCTAATCCAGAGGAGGAGGCAGCCTTCCAACTGGCTATAGAGATGGCGAAAAGGGAAGATGCCCATCTCATTATAGGAACGGATCCCGATTGTGACAGGGTAGGTGCTGTAGTGAAGAATAGAGAAGGAGAATACGTGCTGCTGACAGGCAACCAAGTAGGAGCACTGTTGGTGGAATACATATTATCCACCCTAAAGGAAAGAGGGTCTATGCCTGAAAATCCTGCAATTATAAAAACCATTGTTACCAGTGAAATGGGGGCTATCATTGCAAAAAATTATGGTGTAAATGTATTCAATACCCTAACTGGATTTAAATATATAGGAGAAAAAATAAAGGAATTTAAGGAAACTGGCGAAAACACCTTTGTCTTTGGCTATGAGGAAAGCTATGGCTACTTGGCAGGAACCCATGCTAGAGATAAGGATGCAGTAGTGGCAAGTATGTTAATTTGTGAAATGGCGGCCTATTATTATACTAAAGGATTAACCCTTTATGAGGGATTAACAAATC from Natronincola ferrireducens carries:
- a CDS encoding phospho-sugar mutase, yielding MDLHIIKNYETWLFDPYFDEEVRKELKEIMGQEKEIEERFYKDLEFGTGGLRGIIGAGTNRINKYTIRKATQGLANYIKEQGFEAIDRGVAIAYDSRHMSKEFAEETALVLAANGIRAYVFEDLRATPQLSFAVRHLKATAGIVITASHNPPEYNGYKVYWEDGAQIATKLAGGITEAIGSIHDYYTIVPMDKEEAQRAGLLQYIGEDIDKAYIEAVKKQSLGGEIVQQVTKDFKIIFTPLHGTGNIPVRKILEEVGFENVRVVPQQEMPDSNFPTVAYPNPEEEAAFQLAIEMAKREDAHLIIGTDPDCDRVGAVVKNREGEYVLLTGNQVGALLVEYILSTLKERGSMPENPAIIKTIVTSEMGAIIAKNYGVNVFNTLTGFKYIGEKIKEFKETGENTFVFGYEESYGYLAGTHARDKDAVVASMLICEMAAYYYTKGLTLYEGLTNLYEKYGYYLEDLKSITLEGKEGIAKIQTTLQTFRDNPPQHIAGHKVLEVEDYLNQTKLPKENVLKFLLEKNAWIALRPSGTEPKLKIYVGVMEDSLHKSKKKIKDFIDYMLQQL